The following are encoded together in the Humulus lupulus chromosome 5, drHumLupu1.1, whole genome shotgun sequence genome:
- the LOC133777600 gene encoding uncharacterized protein LOC133777600 produces the protein MVDTQTVCCMCGDVGFPEKLFRCNKCRHRFQHSYCSNYYSEYAEAMEVCDWCQSEGKSTRYGGTSKKSTATGATAANESGVSSRSEYSGDKIKQHDRDESAEKGKNTSGAPSPRPTTRRYKLLKDVMC, from the exons ATGGTGGATACTCAGACAGTATGCTGCATGTGCGGTGATGTGGGTTTCCCTGAGAAGCTTTTCCGCTGCAACAAATGCCGCCACCGTTTCCAACACTC gtactGCAGTAACTACTACAGCGAATACGCTGAGGCGATGGAAGTGTGCGATTGGTGCCAAAGTGAAGGGAAAAGCACAAGATATGGTGGAACTTCGAAGAAATCGACGGCGACGGGGGCCACGGCGGCCAATGAATCGGGAGTTTCGAGCAGGTCTGAGTACAGCGGGGATAAGATCAAGCAACACGACCGCGATGAGAGCGCCGAGAAGGGAAAGAACACCAGTGGTGCTCCGTCCCCACGACCAACCACTCGAAGGTACAAGCTTCTCAAGGATGTTATGTGTTAA